Proteins found in one Clostridium kluyveri DSM 555 genomic segment:
- a CDS encoding tyrosine recombinase XerC, whose protein sequence is MKYSLNQIYNPELPGYLNDFLNYLGTIKGKSKNTLEGYKVDLTMFLRFLKLYKGLEKEGSQFEKIKIKDIDIDIIKQITLSDLFAFISFIENYRHNKSYARARKVASLKSFFKYLCSKAKLISENPALELESPQISKRNPIYLSLKESKLLLESIDGKFKERDYCIITFFLNCGMRLSELCSINISNIKEDTLTVIGKGNKERTIYLNKSCLEALKNYLTSRDEYLNKIKDKDALFISKNYARINKRSVEIMLKKYLKKANLDSEKYTPHKLRHTAATLMYKYGHVDIRSLQKILGHENVSTTQIYTHVDDERLREAIKSNPLNITEK, encoded by the coding sequence ATGAAATATAGTTTAAACCAAATATACAATCCAGAACTCCCTGGATATTTGAATGATTTTTTAAATTATCTCGGTACAATTAAGGGTAAGTCAAAGAATACTTTAGAAGGCTATAAAGTTGACCTGACTATGTTCTTAAGATTTTTAAAGCTTTACAAAGGACTAGAAAAAGAGGGTTCTCAATTTGAGAAAATAAAAATAAAAGATATTGATATTGATATTATAAAACAGATAACCTTAAGTGATTTATTTGCTTTTATATCTTTTATAGAGAACTATAGACATAACAAGAGTTATGCCAGAGCCAGGAAAGTGGCTTCTTTAAAATCTTTCTTTAAATACCTTTGTAGCAAAGCTAAATTAATAAGTGAAAATCCTGCTCTGGAGCTAGAATCCCCTCAAATAAGCAAAAGAAACCCTATTTACTTAAGTTTAAAAGAAAGCAAGCTTTTACTTGAGTCAATTGATGGAAAGTTTAAAGAAAGAGATTACTGTATTATAACTTTTTTCTTAAACTGTGGGATGAGACTTTCAGAGCTTTGCAGTATAAATATATCCAACATCAAAGAAGATACCCTCACTGTAATAGGAAAAGGGAACAAAGAGAGAACCATCTATCTAAATAAATCCTGCCTGGAGGCACTTAAGAATTATCTGACCTCAAGAGATGAATATTTAAATAAAATAAAGGATAAGGATGCCCTTTTCATAAGCAAAAATTACGCTAGAATAAATAAAAGATCTGTTGAAATCATGTTAAAGAAGTATTTAAAAAAAGCCAACTTAGACAGCGAAAAATATACACCTCATAAATTAAGGCACACTGCAGCCACTCTTATGTATAAATACGGTCATGTAGATATAAGAAGCCTTCAAAAAATACTTGGCCATGAAAATGTGTCTACCACTCAAATATATACCCATGTAGATGATGAAAGACTTAGAGAAGCTATAAAATCAAATCCTTTAAATATAACTGAGAAATAA
- the lexA gene encoding transcriptional repressor LexA — protein sequence MTERSNNRQSQIYNFIKSQIKQKGYPPSVREICTAVGLKSTSTVHSYLEKLERRGFIKRDATKSRTIEVIEKSQKKEMIEVPIIGTITAGMPIIAVENIEDYFPLPMDYIKNKREIFMLRVKGESMVDAGILDGDLSLIEKVHSAENGDIVVALIENEATLKRFFKEENHIRLQPENKNMPPIIVDDCKIIGRLIGIYRQYE from the coding sequence ATGACAGAACGCAGTAATAATAGACAATCTCAAATATATAACTTTATAAAATCACAAATTAAACAAAAAGGTTATCCTCCTTCTGTTAGAGAGATATGTACTGCTGTGGGATTAAAATCTACTTCTACCGTCCACAGTTATCTTGAAAAACTAGAAAGACGAGGTTTTATAAAAAGAGATGCCACTAAATCCAGAACTATAGAAGTTATTGAAAAATCTCAGAAAAAAGAAATGATAGAAGTACCTATAATAGGTACTATAACCGCCGGTATGCCTATTATAGCAGTAGAAAATATAGAGGATTATTTCCCACTTCCCATGGATTATATAAAAAATAAGAGAGAAATATTTATGTTAAGGGTAAAAGGAGAAAGCATGGTGGATGCAGGTATATTAGATGGAGACTTATCCCTAATAGAAAAAGTGCACTCTGCAGAAAATGGGGACATAGTAGTAGCTCTCATTGAAAATGAAGCCACATTAAAAAGGTTTTTTAAAGAGGAAAATCATATAAGATTACAACCAGAAAATAAAAATATGCCCCCTATTATAGTAGATGATTGTAAAATAATTGGAAGATTAATAGGCATTTATAGACAATATGAATAA
- a CDS encoding aminotransferase class I/II-fold pyridoxal phosphate-dependent enzyme has protein sequence MLNITKEELKNKYKINDKVISLYEKSIEDVKGEFIYYDEVREYNQLKVLNALQEEGISESHFTNSSGYGYGDIGRNSLDRVYARVFNSESALVRPHFVNGTHALCCALFGNLRPGDTMLSVCGTPYDTLHSLIGRCSDKKVGSLKEYGINYHQIDLTLDNKIDFKSVEKYLIKNDKVKIVHIQRSTGYGWRKSFSISEIKEIIDFVKKIHPELICFVDNCYGEFIDIMEPTDIGADLVAGSLIKNIGGGIAPTGGYIAGKEEYVTQASYRLTVPGIGGECGSTFGVMRSLYQGLFLAPHISIEAVKGAVFCARIMELAKFEVLPKYNDKRSDIIQCIKFNDKIKLIDFCRAIQKASPVDSSAQCEPWDMPGYSDQVIMAAGAFIQGSSIELSADAPIREPYIAYLQGGLTFDHAKIGILMALSSII, from the coding sequence TTGTTAAATATAACAAAAGAAGAACTTAAAAATAAATACAAAATAAATGATAAAGTAATTTCTCTATATGAGAAGTCAATAGAAGATGTTAAAGGCGAATTCATATATTATGATGAAGTAAGGGAATATAATCAGTTAAAAGTTTTGAATGCGCTTCAGGAAGAGGGGATAAGCGAATCTCATTTTACCAATTCTTCTGGCTATGGCTATGGGGATATAGGAAGGAACTCTTTAGATAGAGTATATGCCAGAGTATTTAATTCAGAAAGTGCACTTGTGAGACCTCATTTTGTAAATGGAACTCATGCACTATGCTGTGCTCTTTTTGGAAATTTGCGTCCGGGAGATACCATGTTATCTGTTTGTGGAACTCCCTACGATACACTGCATAGTTTAATAGGTAGATGCAGTGACAAAAAAGTGGGTTCACTTAAGGAATATGGCATAAATTATCATCAGATAGATTTAACTCTGGATAATAAAATAGATTTTAAAAGTGTAGAGAAATATCTAATAAAAAATGATAAAGTAAAAATAGTGCATATACAGAGATCAACAGGTTATGGCTGGAGAAAATCATTTTCCATATCAGAAATAAAGGAGATAATAGATTTTGTGAAAAAAATTCATCCGGAGTTAATATGCTTTGTGGATAATTGTTATGGGGAATTTATAGATATAATGGAACCTACAGATATAGGAGCGGATTTAGTGGCAGGATCCCTTATAAAGAACATAGGAGGAGGAATAGCACCTACCGGAGGATATATAGCGGGAAAGGAAGAGTATGTAACACAGGCCTCCTATAGGCTTACAGTACCAGGTATAGGAGGAGAATGTGGTTCAACTTTTGGAGTAATGAGATCCTTATATCAAGGATTGTTTCTAGCACCGCATATTTCTATAGAAGCAGTAAAAGGGGCTGTTTTTTGTGCCAGAATCATGGAACTTGCAAAGTTTGAAGTTCTGCCTAAATACAATGATAAAAGAAGTGATATAATACAGTGTATTAAATTTAATGATAAGATAAAATTAATAGACTTTTGCAGGGCCATTCAGAAAGCATCTCCTGTAGATTCTTCTGCACAATGCGAACCCTGGGATATGCCGGGATATTCAGATCAGGTTATAATGGCTGCAGGAGCATTTATACAGGGTTCTTCCATTGAGTTATCTGCAGATGCTCCTATAAGAGAACCCTATATAGCTTATTTGCAGGGAGGGTTGACTTTTGATCATGCTAAAATAGGAATACTCATGGCTTTATCCAGTATAATCTGA
- a CDS encoding acyl-CoA dehydratase activase-related protein: MKIGLPKGLLYCKYHIFAETFFKELGAEIITSPDTNRYILDMGVKYCVDEACLPIKIFHGHVASIKDKCDIILIPRIMQLNKDEFICPKFCGLPEMVLNNIPGMPEALTYPIYAFSKNKIRNWILNAGLKFSKNILEINRAYEKAIKTQNSHNLSSNRLNNVVFSRNIALVGHPYNLYDSFSNMNIIKKLNKLNIGILTEEDIDKVQINDEIKHLFKKPFWTFAKNSYGFSTYAAKTKKVDGIIYVSSFACGIDSVVIELIKDRLKNFPFLVLKIDEQTGEAGFDTRIEAFSDMLERRCENL; the protein is encoded by the coding sequence ATGAAAATAGGACTTCCAAAAGGATTATTATATTGTAAATATCATATTTTTGCAGAAACTTTTTTCAAAGAATTAGGTGCAGAAATAATAACTTCTCCTGATACTAATAGATATATACTAGATATGGGGGTAAAATACTGTGTGGATGAAGCTTGCCTTCCAATAAAAATATTTCACGGTCATGTAGCTTCCATAAAAGATAAATGTGATATAATTCTTATTCCTAGAATAATGCAACTGAATAAAGATGAATTTATCTGTCCTAAATTTTGCGGTCTTCCGGAAATGGTATTAAACAACATACCTGGCATGCCAGAGGCATTAACCTATCCTATATATGCATTTTCTAAGAATAAAATTAGAAACTGGATTTTAAATGCAGGCTTAAAGTTTAGTAAAAATATTTTAGAGATAAACAGAGCCTATGAAAAGGCTATTAAAACTCAAAACTCTCACAACTTATCATCAAATAGATTGAATAATGTAGTTTTTTCTAGAAACATAGCCCTAGTGGGTCATCCGTATAACTTATACGATAGTTTTTCCAATATGAACATAATTAAAAAACTAAATAAATTAAACATAGGTATACTTACTGAGGAAGATATAGATAAAGTACAAATAAATGATGAAATAAAACACTTGTTTAAAAAACCTTTTTGGACCTTTGCCAAGAATTCCTATGGCTTTTCCACTTATGCTGCAAAAACTAAAAAAGTAGATGGAATAATATATGTATCTTCTTTTGCCTGCGGCATAGACTCTGTGGTAATAGAGCTTATCAAAGATAGGTTAAAAAACTTTCCCTTCTTAGTTCTAAAAATAGATGAACAAACTGGAGAAGCTGGTTTTGATACTAGAATTGAAGCTTTCTCGGATATGCTTGAAAGGAGATGTGAAAATTTATGA
- the hfq gene encoding RNA chaperone Hfq, whose product MSKPANNLQDIFLNGARKNRIPVIVYLTNGFQIRGIVKGFDNFTVILECDGKQMMVYKHALSTITPSKAILFNTPAGTDDRS is encoded by the coding sequence ATGAGTAAACCAGCAAACAATTTACAGGACATATTCTTAAATGGTGCTAGAAAAAACAGGATCCCGGTTATTGTATACTTAACTAATGGTTTTCAGATTAGAGGAATTGTAAAAGGTTTTGATAATTTTACGGTTATATTAGAGTGTGATGGAAAACAAATGATGGTATATAAACATGCACTTTCTACTATTACACCATCAAAAGCAATTCTGTTTAATACTCCTGCAGGAACAGATGACAGGTCATAA